From the Calonectris borealis chromosome 15, bCalBor7.hap1.2, whole genome shotgun sequence genome, the window GCAGGGTCTCTCCCTTGCTAGCCTCCTGGCCCAGGGACAGATGCCCTGAACTCACATCAACAGGCAACAGCATCTCTAAGAAAGCACCCAGAGCCTTGTGCTGCTGCGTGCAAAGCTGGGACCCTCTGTGCTCATCCGTGCACCTTTCCATCGCACTTGAACACATCGGTGTTCCCCCAGCAAGGACGGGCAGAAGGTTCATGGCTGTGGGGGAGCTCAGGTGGGTGTGGAAGGAGCTGCCCAAGGTTTCCCAGGAAGGAGGCAAAGAGCAGCCCTAGCTGGATGCTAACGGGGAGCCAGGACCAGAGGAGAACAGCCGTCCCCTGAAGGGAGGACCTACCTCCCCAGTCTCAGGTCAGCAAAACCAGGGACGAGGTTTTGCCTTGTGTGTCTGCTGCCCTGGTGTCTCCTGTCCTTGGAGGCTCTTGGGGCCAGCGGGGCcgaagcagaggcagcagagacGCAGGGGAACGGGGcgtggggaagggaagggctgaGAGCCAGCCTTACCTGCTGCCATTCTTGGCCGTGTACTTGTTTCccctgtggtttgttttgggcTGGAACTGGCCCTggtgcagcagggagagcagctgggagatTTGCTGTAAGGCAGGAAAAGCCTGTTGAGCCCCGGCGATCGCCACGCAAGCTGCTTCCTGCCAGGACGTCCCCTCCGAGCCCCCCGGCCTTTTTATAGCGTTTCCTCCTCCTGCAGATGGTTCAGCATCCCCACGCGGTGGGGAAAAACAAGGGGCCGGGCAGCCCACCTGGCCCCAGTGCTTCCCCTGCGCCGTCTCTGCCCGCACGCTCCCCTGGGGTTGTCCCCTTCCCCGTGTGACAGCCATCCTCCACCCCAGCTCCCAGGGCTTCCTGGTGGGCACGGGGGGACCCTGCCCGCGGTGGGGTGGCCGTTCATCCCACCCAGCCCCTACTGCTGGGGCACCTCTGCCCAGCGATGGGAGAAGGGACCAAGCAAAGACCATCAGGTTGCTCATTCCCACCACCCCAGGGTGTGCAAGACCTGGGCGaggaaggatttggggggggggggtgtccacGCCTCCAGCAACGCGCGGGGCAGCTCCTACCTGCACCGGGGGAGATTCCATCGCGAACTCCCCGTTGGGGCTCTGCTCCGCCAGTGCCACCAGCGACAGCCGGACCAGGCTCCTGAGGatgtgctggtggggctggggctgctcaggtcccccagcacccataggctGGTTGGGTGGCAGCGGGGGCTCTCCCACGGGCCCCTGTGGTGGCTTCACCAAGCTTTTGCAGTGCGGTGGTGCATCCGGGGGGCTCGCAGCCTCTTTGGCCGAGTTTTTCAGtctgtggggctggcagggccggCGCTGCAGGATGGGCAGGTTGAAGGTCCCCTGCTGCTCATCTGAGTCCTTTTGGGTCCTCTGATTTCTCAGGGTCCTGTAGAGAGTGGGGGTGAGGTGGAGGGGAGCCTGCGGGGAGCCCCCCGGCGCAGGGGCGGCTGTGCCGGGCAGATCCTcctggcagggatggggggactCAGCctcccggggccggccccggagCAGCGGGACGAGGTGGATATCCGTCTTCTGGATCTGCCTGTGCGGCTtcttgagctgctgctgcctgcgggcGTCCTCTGCCTCCCTGCAGTTGTAGGCCATGCcgtccttcttctccttcttacGCAAAGACAGGGTTAAAGCCGAAAGGAGAAGGCACCCGCCCAGGAGAGCAGCCAGGCAGATAACGGCCACCACAGACGGGCTCAGCCACCCAGGATCCTGGGCTGAGATTTTGGAGAACGCCCCGTGATGCCGGAAAACTAAGCGGACCCGGGCCAGGGCGTGCAGGGGGATGTCCCCTCCATCACTCACCCGAACCACCAGCTCCCGCTCGCTGCCGGCAAGGCTGCTGGTGTTGCTGGCATTAAGGAAGACCTGCCCCAAGAGAGGGTCCAGGATGAAGAGCCCGGCGTCATCCCCACCCACCAGATCATACCGGAGAGCCCCGTTGATGCCAGAGTCCGCATCCCTGGCCGCGATGGTGAAGAGGAAGGGAGCGCCGGCACACGACACGAGTGTTGCATTGGTCACCGCTGCAGTCCCTTGGGTGCTCCCGTTCCCAGGGACCACCCAGAAGCACCCCGTCTCCGCATTGACCAGGACAGAGAGCATGGCCGCGCCTCCCACCAGCGCTGGCGTGGTGATGATGGGTGCGTTGTCGTTCTGGTCAAGCACAGCCAGCCTGATGGAGACGTTGGACGCCAGCTTGGGGTGACCACCATCCTCCGCGGTCACCAGGAACTCCAGGCTCCTCACCTGCTCGTAATCAAAAGCTTGGAGGGCAAAAACATCCCCAGTGGTGGGGTCGATTGAGACCAGACCCGAAGCAGAGGAGCCTGGGATGCTGTAGGTGATTCTCCCGTTGAAACCCAGGTCGGGGTCGGTGGCACGGATGGTGAGCAAGAAGGCAGGTGCTTCGCTGTTCTCAGCAACAGCAACCTCGTAGGTGGCCTTCTCAAAGGAGGGGGCGTTGTCGTTGACGTCGCTGATGCAGATAGTGAGGTGCTTCAGCACGGCCAAGGAGAGGTCACCCTGGTCCCTCACCACCAACGTCAGGTTGTACTCGGCACGCAGCTCCCTGTCCAGCGTGGCGTTGGTCATCAGCACGTAGCTGTGGCTGTTGGTCCTCTTCAGCCTGAAGTGCTCGTACCCTTGACTGAGGGAGCAATGCACTTGCCCGTTGCTTCCCGAATCGGGGTCGCTGGCCGTCACCAGAGCCACGAAGCTGTCTTTGGGGAGGGCTTCGGAGAGCACGGGGACCTGCGCGGCCCAGGTGACGTGGACGTCGGGAGCGTTGTCGTTGACGTCCAGGACTTTGACCAGGATCTTGCAGTGTGCTGGGATGGGGTTGGCGCCCAGGTCCCGGGCTTGCACGTCCAGCTCGTAGGCGTGGGTTTCCTCGTAGTCCAGCGGGTGCTTCAGGGTGACGCTGCCTGTGCGGGCATCGATGCCGAAAGCGCTCAGCACCTCCGGGGGCGCGTGCTTGCTCAGGCTGTACTCGATCTCCCCGTTGGGGCCCTGGTCAGGGTCGGTGGCTGTGACCGTCACAAGGAGGGTCCCGGGCAGAGCATCCTCCCGCACCTCTACCATCAAAGAGCTCTCTGCAAAGACGGGGCTGTTATCGTTGGAGTCAAGGACGATGACTTTAATTAAAGCGGTACCTGATTTTGGCGGCTCCCCATGGTCAGTGGCTGTCAGCACGAGGTCGAAGGAGGAGTGCAGCTCCCGGTCCACTTCTTTAACCACGACAAGCTCCGCGTGCCTCATCCCATCGGAGCCGGAGATGACCTCCAGAGCAAAGTGCTCGCTGGGGGAGAGGGTGTAGGAGCAGCGGGCGTTGGGGCCGGCGTCGGCGTCCAGGGCTCGGTCCAGCGGGATCCGTGTCCGCAGGGATGCGCTCTCCGACAtctccagctccagctcaggCGTGGGGAACCGCGGCGCGTTATCGTTGACGTCCAGCACTTGAACCTCCACGTGAATCAGAGCCAGGTTTCGGGCGGCCAGCACATCGAACGAGACCCAGCAGGGATCGCTGTGCCGGCACAGCTGCTCCCTGTCCACCCGCCCGGCCGTGCTGAGCACCCCGTCCCCGCTCCCCACGTGCAGCGGGAACCTCCCGGGGGTCTCCATCAGCTGGAAGGTATCCGCCGTTTCGCCGCTCTCACCCCCCTCAAAGTGCTCGGCCAGCGTCCCTATCACCGTTCCCAGCGGCACTTCTTCAAACACCCGGTACTGCACCGTGAACGTGGCCACCTCCTGGGCATCGGTGGAGAGGAAGAGGTACCACCACAAGGCTGGGAGATGGAGAGCGGAGCGGCTCAGCAGCAGCATGCTGCTGGCGA encodes:
- the PCDH12 gene encoding protocadherin-12, whose product is MRRQAGKPAAACWGSGAVGFASSMLLLSRSALHLPALWWYLFLSTDAQEVATFTVQYRVFEEVPLGTVIGTLAEHFEGGESGETADTFQLMETPGRFPLHVGSGDGVLSTAGRVDREQLCRHSDPCWVSFDVLAARNLALIHVEVQVLDVNDNAPRFPTPELELEMSESASLRTRIPLDRALDADAGPNARCSYTLSPSEHFALEVISGSDGMRHAELVVVKEVDRELHSSFDLVLTATDHGEPPKSGTALIKVIVLDSNDNSPVFAESSLMVEVREDALPGTLLVTVTATDPDQGPNGEIEYSLSKHAPPEVLSAFGIDARTGSVTLKHPLDYEETHAYELDVQARDLGANPIPAHCKILVKVLDVNDNAPDVHVTWAAQVPVLSEALPKDSFVALVTASDPDSGSNGQVHCSLSQGYEHFRLKRTNSHSYVLMTNATLDRELRAEYNLTLVVRDQGDLSLAVLKHLTICISDVNDNAPSFEKATYEVAVAENSEAPAFLLTIRATDPDLGFNGRITYSIPGSSASGLVSIDPTTGDVFALQAFDYEQVRSLEFLVTAEDGGHPKLASNVSIRLAVLDQNDNAPIITTPALVGGAAMLSVLVNAETGCFWVVPGNGSTQGTAAVTNATLVSCAGAPFLFTIAARDADSGINGALRYDLVGGDDAGLFILDPLLGQVFLNASNTSSLAGSERELVVRVSDGGDIPLHALARVRLVFRHHGAFSKISAQDPGWLSPSVVAVICLAALLGGCLLLSALTLSLRKKEKKDGMAYNCREAEDARRQQQLKKPHRQIQKTDIHLVPLLRGRPREAESPHPCQEDLPGTAAPAPGGSPQAPLHLTPTLYRTLRNQRTQKDSDEQQGTFNLPILQRRPCQPHRLKNSAKEAASPPDAPPHCKSLVKPPQGPVGEPPLPPNQPMGAGGPEQPQPHQHILRSLVRLSLVALAEQSPNGEFAMESPPVQQISQLLSLLHQGQFQPKTNHRGNKYTAKNGSRAAGLDADCLSTKDSGHGESEAEDRDSESGFELSVQQLVGEELETLLEPQAELALKRLTAADPAWVARLSLPLTSNYKDNVFSPDSLHSPQDEEAARQEKPRTFETFGKGAGADSNAAGTRLASTFLSEMSTLFEMILSQKVQVHNETGSGLLRQLSARGKSLGLEDSAPVL